In one Ictalurus furcatus strain D&B chromosome 28, Billie_1.0, whole genome shotgun sequence genomic region, the following are encoded:
- the LOC128603919 gene encoding cystatin-B, translated as MSQVSNRPGQLCGGTGHVKHANAEVQKICDEVKPEVEKKAGKNFDVFKATAFSSQSVAGTNYFIKVQVGESDYMHIRVFRSLPSEGYKLSLHDIQTPKTLQDPIEFF; from the exons atgtCTCAGGTGAGCAATAGACCGGGTCAGCTGTGCGGTGGAACAGGTCATGTGAAGCATGCAAACGCGGAGgtgcagaaaatctgtgatgAG GTGAAGCCGGAGGTGGAAAAGAAAGCTGGGAAAAATTTTGACGTTTTCAAAGCCACAGCATTCAGCTCTCAGAGTGTAGCAGGAACGAACTACTTCATTAAG gtgcaGGTGGGTGAGAGTGACTACATGCACATCCGAGTGTTCAGGTCTCTCCCCAGTGAAGGATACAAACTCTCACTGCACGATATCCAGACCCCAAAAACCCTCCAGGACCCTATTGAATTCttctga
- the apooa gene encoding apolipoprotein O, a isoform X2, with product MHGLTHTRLSADRRPRKSTSGTGSGASLLLGNRKTWEAAKTISVHSDSLQCLIWPPDGDEAHRRSHTHRGTAVKKSENMHKFGGAAGFCAALAAMASSSSDTEKPKEEINIDELSLYTTPQQKFHYVEPEKGTMEENVTTLRNMAEPYITWCQGVYAVLKPKVDRTVQFGQDSYAYLRNPAPEFYPRAGVIGFAGILGLFLARGSRMKRLIYPTGLMAVGASMYYPQQAAVIAKSSGDAVYEFTLQAYVTVETLIRGKPAVKPGEKATKAEEKPASGDTKA from the exons ATGCATGGTCTGACACACACTCGG TTAAGCGCTGATAGACGTCCACGGAAATCCACTTCCGGTACAGGCTCGGGCGCGTCTCTGTTACTAGGAAACAGAAAAACTTGGGAAGCAGCCAAGACAATTTCTG TTCACTCAGACTCGCTGCAGTGCCTTATTTGGCCGCCAGATGGCGATGAGGCGCACAggcgctcacacactcaccgcgGAACTGCAGTGAAGAAGAGCGAGAACATGCACAAG TTTGGAGGCGCTGCAGGATTCTGCGCCGCTCTGGCAGCGATGGCATCGTCTTCATCAGATACAGAAAAACCCAAAGAGGAAATCAACATAGATGAG ctatcTCTATACACAACCCCTCAGCAGAAATTCCACTATGTGGAGCCGGAGAAAGGAACGATGGAGGAGAACGTGACCACACTGAGGAACATGGCTGAGCCTTACATTACCTGGtgtcag GGAGTCTACGCGGTGCTGAAGCCCAAAGTGGACAGGACAGTTCAGTTTGGCcaag ACAGTTACGCGTATTTGAGAAATCCTGCTCCGGAGTTTTATCCCAGAGCCGGAGTCATCGGATTCGCCGGCATCCTCGGCCTGTTCCTGGCGAGAG gctCCAGGATGAAGAGGTTGATTTACCCGACAGGTCTGATGGCTGTTGGTGCTTCTATGTACTACCCTCAACAAGCAGCCGTCATTGccaag AGTTCAGGGGATGCTGTGTATGAATTCACACTTCAGGCTTACGTGACTGTCGAAACGCTCATTAGAGGAAAGCCTGCAGTGAAGCCCGGAGAGAAA GCGACGAAGGCAGAAGAGAAACCGGCCAGCGGAGACACGAAAGCGTAG
- the c28hxorf58 gene encoding uncharacterized protein CXorf58 homolog → MDYGCDEDRCEICARRIQVCWRSHQNRKVFKLLMNTVRSAEECLTPAVLRQLSPREANLLRDPSLQCKVRIRFSGPQFPPVIVFKIFHTGRGGSYLSGKKLFQPSNQATADTCRMMGNRKFMDLMMEDEMHWQGRTISHPADVTCIRDYMQYSSHLDELPAHVGGRENAWRRLSLKVLNRDGGTGTTEDGLLREELSRATVTRRPDRPIRSPVAPPSSAVSTPGLWTPKRRLARARALADRMRRVYTLREEEKVKDGDHEENRTLRLDHMTDGQMNRPHAADEKFVFIPAASECLAVSDVSDCEWEEEAELLCSWSNQLTLDLI, encoded by the exons ATGGATTATGG GTGTGACGAGGACAGGTGTGAGATCTGTGCTCGCAGGATCCAGGTGTGTTGGAGATCTCATCAGAACAGGAAAGTGTTTAAGCTGCTCATGAACACCGTGCGCTCAGCT GAAGAGTGTTTGACCCCTGCAGTCCTTCGACAGCTCAGTCCTCGAGAAGCAAATCTTCTCAGAGACCCGAGTCTTCAGTGTAAAGTCCGAAtcag aTTTTCAGGTCCTCAGTTTCCTCCTGTAATTGTATTTAAGATTTTCCAcacaggaagaggaggaagttACCTGTCCGGGAAAAAACTCTTCCAGCCGTCCAATCAG GCCACGGCAGACACCTGTAGGATGATGGGAAACAGGAAGTTCATGGACCTGATGATGGAGGACGAGATGCACTGGCAGGGTCGTACCATCTCACATCCTGCAGACGTCACGTGTATAAGAGACTACATGCAG TACTCGAGTCACCTGGACGAGTTACCTGCGCATGTGGGCGGGAGAGAGAACGCGTGGAGGCGTTTATCTCTGAAGGTGCTGAACCGTGATGGAGGTACGGGCACCACAGAGGACGGCCTCCTGAGGGAGGAGCTTTCAAGAGCAACGGTGACGAGACGACCTGATCGACCAATCAG GTCCCCAGTTGCCCCTCCGTCCTCTGCAGTGTCCACTCCGGGACTCTGGACTCCAAAACGGCGCTTGGCTCGAGCTCGGGCGCTTGCTGACCGCATGAGACGCGTTTACACACTGCGAGAGGAAGAGAAG GTTAAAGATGGAGATCATGAGGAAAACAGGACTCTCAGGCTGGATCACATGACCGACGGTCAGATGAACAGACCTCACGCAGCTGATGAGAAGTTCGTGTTTATTCCTGCTGCGTCCGAATGTTTGGCCGTAAGCGACGTTTCAGACTGCGAGTGGGAGGAAGAGGCGGAGCTACTCTGCTCCTGGTCCAATCAGCTCACACTGGACTTGATTTAA
- the apooa gene encoding apolipoprotein O, a isoform X3: MASSSSDTEKPKEEINIDELSLYTTPQQKFHYVEPEKGTMEENVTTLRNMAEPYITWCQQTTNSAKQKVEGVYAVLKPKVDRTVQFGQDSYAYLRNPAPEFYPRAGVIGFAGILGLFLARGSRMKRLIYPTGLMAVGASMYYPQQAAVIAKSSGDAVYEFTLQAYVTVETLIRGKPAVKPGEKATKAEEKPASGDTKA, from the exons ATGGCATCGTCTTCATCAGATACAGAAAAACCCAAAGAGGAAATCAACATAGATGAG ctatcTCTATACACAACCCCTCAGCAGAAATTCCACTATGTGGAGCCGGAGAAAGGAACGATGGAGGAGAACGTGACCACACTGAGGAACATGGCTGAGCCTTACATTACCTGGtgtcag CAAACGACTAATTCAGCTAAACAGAAGGTCGAG GGAGTCTACGCGGTGCTGAAGCCCAAAGTGGACAGGACAGTTCAGTTTGGCcaag ACAGTTACGCGTATTTGAGAAATCCTGCTCCGGAGTTTTATCCCAGAGCCGGAGTCATCGGATTCGCCGGCATCCTCGGCCTGTTCCTGGCGAGAG gctCCAGGATGAAGAGGTTGATTTACCCGACAGGTCTGATGGCTGTTGGTGCTTCTATGTACTACCCTCAACAAGCAGCCGTCATTGccaag AGTTCAGGGGATGCTGTGTATGAATTCACACTTCAGGCTTACGTGACTGTCGAAACGCTCATTAGAGGAAAGCCTGCAGTGAAGCCCGGAGAGAAA GCGACGAAGGCAGAAGAGAAACCGGCCAGCGGAGACACGAAAGCGTAG
- the apooa gene encoding apolipoprotein O, a isoform X1 codes for MHGLTHTRLSADRRPRKSTSGTGSGASLLLGNRKTWEAAKTISVHSDSLQCLIWPPDGDEAHRRSHTHRGTAVKKSENMHKFGGAAGFCAALAAMASSSSDTEKPKEEINIDELSLYTTPQQKFHYVEPEKGTMEENVTTLRNMAEPYITWCQQTTNSAKQKVEGVYAVLKPKVDRTVQFGQDSYAYLRNPAPEFYPRAGVIGFAGILGLFLARGSRMKRLIYPTGLMAVGASMYYPQQAAVIAKSSGDAVYEFTLQAYVTVETLIRGKPAVKPGEKATKAEEKPASGDTKA; via the exons ATGCATGGTCTGACACACACTCGG TTAAGCGCTGATAGACGTCCACGGAAATCCACTTCCGGTACAGGCTCGGGCGCGTCTCTGTTACTAGGAAACAGAAAAACTTGGGAAGCAGCCAAGACAATTTCTG TTCACTCAGACTCGCTGCAGTGCCTTATTTGGCCGCCAGATGGCGATGAGGCGCACAggcgctcacacactcaccgcgGAACTGCAGTGAAGAAGAGCGAGAACATGCACAAG TTTGGAGGCGCTGCAGGATTCTGCGCCGCTCTGGCAGCGATGGCATCGTCTTCATCAGATACAGAAAAACCCAAAGAGGAAATCAACATAGATGAG ctatcTCTATACACAACCCCTCAGCAGAAATTCCACTATGTGGAGCCGGAGAAAGGAACGATGGAGGAGAACGTGACCACACTGAGGAACATGGCTGAGCCTTACATTACCTGGtgtcag CAAACGACTAATTCAGCTAAACAGAAGGTCGAG GGAGTCTACGCGGTGCTGAAGCCCAAAGTGGACAGGACAGTTCAGTTTGGCcaag ACAGTTACGCGTATTTGAGAAATCCTGCTCCGGAGTTTTATCCCAGAGCCGGAGTCATCGGATTCGCCGGCATCCTCGGCCTGTTCCTGGCGAGAG gctCCAGGATGAAGAGGTTGATTTACCCGACAGGTCTGATGGCTGTTGGTGCTTCTATGTACTACCCTCAACAAGCAGCCGTCATTGccaag AGTTCAGGGGATGCTGTGTATGAATTCACACTTCAGGCTTACGTGACTGTCGAAACGCTCATTAGAGGAAAGCCTGCAGTGAAGCCCGGAGAGAAA GCGACGAAGGCAGAAGAGAAACCGGCCAGCGGAGACACGAAAGCGTAG